One window of the Nicotiana tabacum cultivar K326 chromosome 4, ASM71507v2, whole genome shotgun sequence genome contains the following:
- the LOC107761554 gene encoding transcription factor GTE10 isoform X2, translating to MAPTVPIDYIGQRESKKLFKKDSGDMMGKSRKVFKGYASRIVPDFCNAVETMAESEGFGSSGRVDTERTASEDSCAPKRKSFCLNADGYDRFGVPIQVMSLSKMSRSERRGLGIRLRNELEQIRALQKKIASVDSNISVHSPASDIQNCTDGQRRSGSEISQKYLTEAVVPPGKKKAALGRNGPLTKGSGAKRPKPMKTAVPSDTSTVMLMKQCETLLNRLMSHQHGWVFNTPVDVVKLKIPDYFTVIKQPMDLGTVKSKLHSGEYLSPLQFAADVRLTFKNAMTYNPPGNDVHFMAQTLSKFFEVRWKPLEKKIPIIEEEPLPSKSSVILETETDTPLAMPPSKKKKVAPLDNKVTPEPVKRVMSDADKHKLTAEIEALLAELPENIIDFLREKSFNGSQVSEDEIEIDLDALNDDILYELRKLLDEYLLEKQKKQAKGEPCEMELHDESGFSNSSMQPCKGNDPADEEVDIGGNDPPASSFPPVEIEKDRARRSNKCSSSSSSSSDSDSSSCDSGSSSGDESDAGKDSVPKTVQKATAASWRRTEQEDELDLPETRDSLADLLTSEKKSISAEPDDHREEESAEPERQVSPEKLYRAALLRGRFADIILKAQEKSLEKGEVRDPERLKLEREEFERRRREEKARLQAEAKAAEEARRRADAEAAAEAKRKRELEREAARQALQKMEKTVEINENSRFLEDLELFKAAPDEQLESFIEETSPGHSENVLGSFKFKANSNPLEQLGLYIKDDEEEEETEPHSVPAVSNDPEEGEID from the exons ATGGCACCTACTGTTCCAATAGATTACATTGGGCAGAGAGAATCCaagaagttgtttaaaaaggatTCAGGTGATATGATGGGAAAATCTCGCAAGGTTTTTAAGGGTTACGCTTCTAGGATTGTGCCAGATTTTTGCAATGCTGTTGAGACAATGGCAGAATCGGAGGGTTTTGGGAGCTCAGGACGGGTTGATACTGAAAGGACTGCTTCGGAAGACTCTTGTGCACCTAAAAGgaaatccttttgtttgaatGCTGATGGTTATGATCGATTTGGTGTACCTATTCAAGTAATGTCATTGTCCAAGATGTCACGTTCTGAGAGAAGAGGTTTGGGAATTAGGTTGAGGAATGAACTTGAACAAATCAGGGCACTGCAGAAGAAGATTGCTTCTGTCGACTCTAATATTTCAGTTCATTCACCTGCTAGCGATATTCAGAATTGCACCGATGGGCAGAGGAGGTCAGGATCGGAGATATCTCAGAAGTATCTGACTGAAGCAGTGGTGCCTCCTGGGAAGAAAAAGGCTGCGCTGGGAAGAAATGGACCTCTTACTAAAGGATCAGGAGCTAAGCGGCCTAAGCCAATGAAAACGGCCGTCCCTTCAGATACCAGCACTGTCATGTTGATGAAACAGTGTGAGACACTGCTAAACCGACTGATGTCACATCAGCATGGTTGGGTCTTTAATACTCCAGTTGATGTCGTAAAGTTAAAAATCCCTGACTATTTCACTGTTATTAAGCAACCAATGGACCTAGGGACCGTCAAATCAAAGTTACATTCCGGAGAATATTTGAGCCCTTTACAGTTTGCCGCAGATGTGAGGCTCACTTTTAAAAATGCAATGACATATAATCCGCCAGGAAATGATGTTCATTTCATGGCTCAAACACTTAGTAAATTTTTCGAGGTTAGATGGAAACCCTTAGAAAAGAAGATTCCTATAATAGAAGAGGAACCTTTACCTTCTAAGTCGAGTGTTATCCTAGAAACTGAAACTGATACTCCTCTAGCAATGCCGccttcaaagaaaaagaaagttgcTCCGCTGGACAACAAGGTTACACCAGAGCCCGTAAAGCGAGTCATGAGTGATGCTGATAAGCATAAACTCACTGCCGAGATTGAAGCTTTACTGGCTGAATTACCTgaaaatataattgatttcttgaGAGAAAAAAGCTTCAATGGAAGTCAAGTCAGTGAAGACGAGATCGAGATTGATCTTGATGCTCTTAATGATGATATCTTGTACGAGCTACGGAAGCTTTTGGATGAGTATCTACTGGAAAAACAGAAAAAGCAGGCAAAAGGTGAACCCTGTGAGATGGAG CTTCACGATGAGTCTGGATTCAGCAATTCATCCATGCAACCGTGCAAAG GAAATGATCCGGCAGATGAGGAAGTGGATATTGGTGGGAATGATCCACCTGCTTCAAGCTTCCCACCTGTGGAGATTGAGAAGGATAGAGCTCGCAGGAGCAATAAATGCAGTAGTTCAAGTAGTTCGAGTAGTGATTCTGACTCTTCATCTTGTG atTCCGGAAGCTCATCTGGTGATGAATCGGATGCTGGTAAAGATTCAGTTCCTAAAACTGTTCAGAAG GCAACAGCGGCTTCATGGAGGAGAACCGAGCAGGAAGATGAGCTTGATCTTCCAGAGACTAGAG ATTCCCTGGCTGACCTGCTGACTTCCGAGAAAAAGTCCATTTCTGCTGAGCCCGATGATCATCGAGAGG AGGAGAGTGCTGAACCTGAGAGGCAAGTCTCTCCTGAGAAGCTTTACCGCGCAGCTTTGTTAAGAGGTCGGTTTGCGGATATCATACTAAAAGCTCAGGAGAAGAGCCTTGAAAAG GGTGAAGTGCGGGACCCTGAAAGGCTAAAGCTTGAGAGAGAGGAATTTGAAAGGCGAAGGCGTGAAg AGAAAGCTCGCTTACAAGCGGAAGCTAAGGCTGCCGAAGAGGCTCGTAGAAGAGCCGATGCAGAAGCTGCTGCAGAAGCCAAAAGGAAACGAGAACTTGAAAGAGAAGCTGCCCGTCAGGCACTCCAGAAG ATGGAGAAGACTGTTGAAATCAATGAGAACAGTCGATTTTTGGAGGATCTGGAATTGTTTAAAGCTGCTCCAGATGAACAGTTAGAGAGCTTCATTGAGGAAACGAGTCCTGGTCATTCTGAGAATGTTCTTGGCAGTTTCAAATTTAAGGCAAATAGTAATCCGTTGGAGCAACTAGGATTATATATAAAGGATGACGAGGAGGAAGAAGAAACTGAACCACATAGCGTTCCTGCCGTATCGAATGATCCGGAGGAAGGAGAGATTGATTAA
- the LOC107761555 gene encoding 3-oxoacyl-[acyl-carrier-protein] reductase 4, which yields MGSLAFNSVAATTANFRPSAAARSSVRSQLSHLRLFPSLSAPLQYRWSSSSSPAFLGVRAEVAATEQAGVDGAAKLEAPVVVVTGASRGIGKAVALALGKAGCKVLVNYARSSKEAEEVSKEIESCGGQAMTFGGDVSKEEDVESMMKTVVDRWGTVDILINNAGITRDTLLMRMKKSQWQEVIDLNLTGVFLCTQAAAKIMMKKKRGRIVNISSVVGLVGNAGQANYSAAKAGVIGLTKSVAKEYASRNITVNAVAPGFIASDMTSKLSDDIEKKILASVPLGRYGQPEEVAGLVEFLALSPAASYITGQVLTIDGGMVM from the exons ATGGGTTCTCTCGCCTTCAATTCCGTCGCCGCCACCACCGCCAATTTCCGTCCGTCCGCCGCCGCACGCTCCTCCGTCCGCAGCCAACTCTCGCATCTCCGCCTTTTCCCTTCCCTATCCGCTCCCTTACAATACCGATGGTCCTCTTCCTCTTCTCCCGCCTTTTTAG GTGTAAGAGCTGAGGTGGCGGCTACCGAGCAAGCTGGAGTTGATGGTGCCGCAAAACTGGAAGCTCCCGTCGTTGTTGTTACCGGAGCTTCTAGAGGAATCGGAAAGGCCGTTGCTTTGGCTTTGGGAAAAGCTGGTTGCAAG GTCCTAGTGAATTATGCGAGATCTTCAAAGGAGGCAGAAGAAGTTTCCAAAGAG ATTGAATCATGTGGTGGCCAAGCGATGACTTTTGGTGGTGATGTTTCAAAAGAAGAAGATGTAGAATCGATGATGAAAACC GTGGTTGATCGATGGGGAACAGTCGATATCTTAATAAATAATGCAG GTATAACGCGTGATACGTTGTTGATGAGAATGAAGAAATCTCAGTGGCAGGAGGTTATCGACTTGAATCTTACTGGAGTGTTCCTCTGCACGCAG GCTGCCGCTAAAATTATGATGAAGAAGAAAAGG GGGAGAATAGTCAACATATCCTCTGTTGTTGGTTTAGTTGGCAATGCTGGGCAAGCCAACTATAGTGCAGCAAAAGCAGGAGTGATTGGATTAACTAAAAGTGTCGCAAAAGAATACGCCAGCAGGAATATAACT GTTAATGCTGTGGCTCCTGGATTCATTGCATCAGATATGACTTCTAAGCTAAGTGATGACATTGAGAAGAAAATTTTGGCTAGCGTTCCCTTAG GAAGATATGGTCAACCAGAAGAAGTTGCTGGATTGGTGGAATTCCTTGCACTCAGTCCTGCAGCCAGCTATATTACTGGACAG GTTCTTACTATTGATGGTGGAATGGTTATGTAG
- the LOC107761554 gene encoding transcription factor GTE10 isoform X4, with amino-acid sequence MAPTVPIDYIGQRESKKLFKKDSGDMMGKSRKVFKGYASRIVPDFCNAVETMAESEGFGSSGRVDTERTASEDSCAPKRKSFCLNADGYDRFGVPIQVMSLSKMSRSERRGLGIRLRNELEQIRALQKKIASVDSNISVHSPASDIQNCTDGQRRSGSEISQKYLTEAVVPPGKKKAALGRNGPLTKGSGAKRPKPMKTAVPSDTSTVMLMKQCETLLNRLMSHQHGWVFNTPVDVVKLKIPDYFTVIKQPMDLGTVKSKLHSGEYLSPLQFAADVRLTFKNAMTYNPPGNDVHFMAQTLSKFFEVRWKPLEKKIPIIEEEPLPSKSSVILETETDTPLAMPPSKKKKVAPLDNKVTPEPVKRVMSDADKHKLTAEIEALLAELPENIIDFLREKSFNGSQVSEDEIEIDLDALNDDILYELRKLLDEYLLEKQKKQAKGEPCEMELHDESGFSNSSMQPCKGNDPADEEVDIGGNDPPASSFPPVEIEKDRARRSNKCSSSSSSNSGSSSGDESDAGKDSVPKTVQKATAASWRRTEQEDELDLPETRDSLADLLTSEKKSISAEPDDHREEESAEPERQVSPEKLYRAALLRGRFADIILKAQEKSLEKGEVRDPERLKLEREEFERRRREEKARLQAEAKAAEEARRRADAEAAAEAKRKRELEREAARQALQKMEKTVEINENSRFLEDLELFKAAPDEQLESFIEETSPGHSENVLGSFKFKANSNPLEQLGLYIKDDEEEEETEPHSVPAVSNDPEEGEID; translated from the exons ATGGCACCTACTGTTCCAATAGATTACATTGGGCAGAGAGAATCCaagaagttgtttaaaaaggatTCAGGTGATATGATGGGAAAATCTCGCAAGGTTTTTAAGGGTTACGCTTCTAGGATTGTGCCAGATTTTTGCAATGCTGTTGAGACAATGGCAGAATCGGAGGGTTTTGGGAGCTCAGGACGGGTTGATACTGAAAGGACTGCTTCGGAAGACTCTTGTGCACCTAAAAGgaaatccttttgtttgaatGCTGATGGTTATGATCGATTTGGTGTACCTATTCAAGTAATGTCATTGTCCAAGATGTCACGTTCTGAGAGAAGAGGTTTGGGAATTAGGTTGAGGAATGAACTTGAACAAATCAGGGCACTGCAGAAGAAGATTGCTTCTGTCGACTCTAATATTTCAGTTCATTCACCTGCTAGCGATATTCAGAATTGCACCGATGGGCAGAGGAGGTCAGGATCGGAGATATCTCAGAAGTATCTGACTGAAGCAGTGGTGCCTCCTGGGAAGAAAAAGGCTGCGCTGGGAAGAAATGGACCTCTTACTAAAGGATCAGGAGCTAAGCGGCCTAAGCCAATGAAAACGGCCGTCCCTTCAGATACCAGCACTGTCATGTTGATGAAACAGTGTGAGACACTGCTAAACCGACTGATGTCACATCAGCATGGTTGGGTCTTTAATACTCCAGTTGATGTCGTAAAGTTAAAAATCCCTGACTATTTCACTGTTATTAAGCAACCAATGGACCTAGGGACCGTCAAATCAAAGTTACATTCCGGAGAATATTTGAGCCCTTTACAGTTTGCCGCAGATGTGAGGCTCACTTTTAAAAATGCAATGACATATAATCCGCCAGGAAATGATGTTCATTTCATGGCTCAAACACTTAGTAAATTTTTCGAGGTTAGATGGAAACCCTTAGAAAAGAAGATTCCTATAATAGAAGAGGAACCTTTACCTTCTAAGTCGAGTGTTATCCTAGAAACTGAAACTGATACTCCTCTAGCAATGCCGccttcaaagaaaaagaaagttgcTCCGCTGGACAACAAGGTTACACCAGAGCCCGTAAAGCGAGTCATGAGTGATGCTGATAAGCATAAACTCACTGCCGAGATTGAAGCTTTACTGGCTGAATTACCTgaaaatataattgatttcttgaGAGAAAAAAGCTTCAATGGAAGTCAAGTCAGTGAAGACGAGATCGAGATTGATCTTGATGCTCTTAATGATGATATCTTGTACGAGCTACGGAAGCTTTTGGATGAGTATCTACTGGAAAAACAGAAAAAGCAGGCAAAAGGTGAACCCTGTGAGATGGAG CTTCACGATGAGTCTGGATTCAGCAATTCATCCATGCAACCGTGCAAAG GAAATGATCCGGCAGATGAGGAAGTGGATATTGGTGGGAATGATCCACCTGCTTCAAGCTTCCCACCTGTGGAGATTGAGAAGGATAGAGCTCGCAGGAGCAATAAATGCAGTAGTTCAAGTAGTTCGA atTCCGGAAGCTCATCTGGTGATGAATCGGATGCTGGTAAAGATTCAGTTCCTAAAACTGTTCAGAAG GCAACAGCGGCTTCATGGAGGAGAACCGAGCAGGAAGATGAGCTTGATCTTCCAGAGACTAGAG ATTCCCTGGCTGACCTGCTGACTTCCGAGAAAAAGTCCATTTCTGCTGAGCCCGATGATCATCGAGAGG AGGAGAGTGCTGAACCTGAGAGGCAAGTCTCTCCTGAGAAGCTTTACCGCGCAGCTTTGTTAAGAGGTCGGTTTGCGGATATCATACTAAAAGCTCAGGAGAAGAGCCTTGAAAAG GGTGAAGTGCGGGACCCTGAAAGGCTAAAGCTTGAGAGAGAGGAATTTGAAAGGCGAAGGCGTGAAg AGAAAGCTCGCTTACAAGCGGAAGCTAAGGCTGCCGAAGAGGCTCGTAGAAGAGCCGATGCAGAAGCTGCTGCAGAAGCCAAAAGGAAACGAGAACTTGAAAGAGAAGCTGCCCGTCAGGCACTCCAGAAG ATGGAGAAGACTGTTGAAATCAATGAGAACAGTCGATTTTTGGAGGATCTGGAATTGTTTAAAGCTGCTCCAGATGAACAGTTAGAGAGCTTCATTGAGGAAACGAGTCCTGGTCATTCTGAGAATGTTCTTGGCAGTTTCAAATTTAAGGCAAATAGTAATCCGTTGGAGCAACTAGGATTATATATAAAGGATGACGAGGAGGAAGAAGAAACTGAACCACATAGCGTTCCTGCCGTATCGAATGATCCGGAGGAAGGAGAGATTGATTAA
- the LOC107761554 gene encoding transcription factor GTE10 isoform X1 — MAPTVPIDYIGQRESKKLFKKDSGDMMGKSRKVFKGYASRIVPDFCNAVETMAESEGFGSSGRVDTERTASEDSCAPKRKSFCLNADGYDRFGVPIQVMSLSKMSRSERRGLGIRLRNELEQIRALQKKIASVDSNISVHSPASDIQNCTDGQRRSGSEISQKYLTEAVVPPGKKKAALGRNGPLTKGSGAKRPKPMKTAVPSDTSTVMLMKQCETLLNRLMSHQHGWVFNTPVDVVKLKIPDYFTVIKQPMDLGTVKSKLHSGEYLSPLQFAADVRLTFKNAMTYNPPGNDVHFMAQTLSKFFEVRWKPLEKKIPIIEEEPLPSKSSVILETETDTPLAMPPSKKKKVAPLDNKVTPEPVKRVMSDADKHKLTAEIEALLAELPENIIDFLREKSFNGSQVSEDEIEIDLDALNDDILYELRKLLDEYLLEKQKKQAKGEPCEMEVNTLHDESGFSNSSMQPCKGNDPADEEVDIGGNDPPASSFPPVEIEKDRARRSNKCSSSSSSSSDSDSSSCDSGSSSGDESDAGKDSVPKTVQKATAASWRRTEQEDELDLPETRDSLADLLTSEKKSISAEPDDHREEESAEPERQVSPEKLYRAALLRGRFADIILKAQEKSLEKGEVRDPERLKLEREEFERRRREEKARLQAEAKAAEEARRRADAEAAAEAKRKRELEREAARQALQKMEKTVEINENSRFLEDLELFKAAPDEQLESFIEETSPGHSENVLGSFKFKANSNPLEQLGLYIKDDEEEEETEPHSVPAVSNDPEEGEID, encoded by the exons ATGGCACCTACTGTTCCAATAGATTACATTGGGCAGAGAGAATCCaagaagttgtttaaaaaggatTCAGGTGATATGATGGGAAAATCTCGCAAGGTTTTTAAGGGTTACGCTTCTAGGATTGTGCCAGATTTTTGCAATGCTGTTGAGACAATGGCAGAATCGGAGGGTTTTGGGAGCTCAGGACGGGTTGATACTGAAAGGACTGCTTCGGAAGACTCTTGTGCACCTAAAAGgaaatccttttgtttgaatGCTGATGGTTATGATCGATTTGGTGTACCTATTCAAGTAATGTCATTGTCCAAGATGTCACGTTCTGAGAGAAGAGGTTTGGGAATTAGGTTGAGGAATGAACTTGAACAAATCAGGGCACTGCAGAAGAAGATTGCTTCTGTCGACTCTAATATTTCAGTTCATTCACCTGCTAGCGATATTCAGAATTGCACCGATGGGCAGAGGAGGTCAGGATCGGAGATATCTCAGAAGTATCTGACTGAAGCAGTGGTGCCTCCTGGGAAGAAAAAGGCTGCGCTGGGAAGAAATGGACCTCTTACTAAAGGATCAGGAGCTAAGCGGCCTAAGCCAATGAAAACGGCCGTCCCTTCAGATACCAGCACTGTCATGTTGATGAAACAGTGTGAGACACTGCTAAACCGACTGATGTCACATCAGCATGGTTGGGTCTTTAATACTCCAGTTGATGTCGTAAAGTTAAAAATCCCTGACTATTTCACTGTTATTAAGCAACCAATGGACCTAGGGACCGTCAAATCAAAGTTACATTCCGGAGAATATTTGAGCCCTTTACAGTTTGCCGCAGATGTGAGGCTCACTTTTAAAAATGCAATGACATATAATCCGCCAGGAAATGATGTTCATTTCATGGCTCAAACACTTAGTAAATTTTTCGAGGTTAGATGGAAACCCTTAGAAAAGAAGATTCCTATAATAGAAGAGGAACCTTTACCTTCTAAGTCGAGTGTTATCCTAGAAACTGAAACTGATACTCCTCTAGCAATGCCGccttcaaagaaaaagaaagttgcTCCGCTGGACAACAAGGTTACACCAGAGCCCGTAAAGCGAGTCATGAGTGATGCTGATAAGCATAAACTCACTGCCGAGATTGAAGCTTTACTGGCTGAATTACCTgaaaatataattgatttcttgaGAGAAAAAAGCTTCAATGGAAGTCAAGTCAGTGAAGACGAGATCGAGATTGATCTTGATGCTCTTAATGATGATATCTTGTACGAGCTACGGAAGCTTTTGGATGAGTATCTACTGGAAAAACAGAAAAAGCAGGCAAAAGGTGAACCCTGTGAGATGGAGGTAAATACA CTTCACGATGAGTCTGGATTCAGCAATTCATCCATGCAACCGTGCAAAG GAAATGATCCGGCAGATGAGGAAGTGGATATTGGTGGGAATGATCCACCTGCTTCAAGCTTCCCACCTGTGGAGATTGAGAAGGATAGAGCTCGCAGGAGCAATAAATGCAGTAGTTCAAGTAGTTCGAGTAGTGATTCTGACTCTTCATCTTGTG atTCCGGAAGCTCATCTGGTGATGAATCGGATGCTGGTAAAGATTCAGTTCCTAAAACTGTTCAGAAG GCAACAGCGGCTTCATGGAGGAGAACCGAGCAGGAAGATGAGCTTGATCTTCCAGAGACTAGAG ATTCCCTGGCTGACCTGCTGACTTCCGAGAAAAAGTCCATTTCTGCTGAGCCCGATGATCATCGAGAGG AGGAGAGTGCTGAACCTGAGAGGCAAGTCTCTCCTGAGAAGCTTTACCGCGCAGCTTTGTTAAGAGGTCGGTTTGCGGATATCATACTAAAAGCTCAGGAGAAGAGCCTTGAAAAG GGTGAAGTGCGGGACCCTGAAAGGCTAAAGCTTGAGAGAGAGGAATTTGAAAGGCGAAGGCGTGAAg AGAAAGCTCGCTTACAAGCGGAAGCTAAGGCTGCCGAAGAGGCTCGTAGAAGAGCCGATGCAGAAGCTGCTGCAGAAGCCAAAAGGAAACGAGAACTTGAAAGAGAAGCTGCCCGTCAGGCACTCCAGAAG ATGGAGAAGACTGTTGAAATCAATGAGAACAGTCGATTTTTGGAGGATCTGGAATTGTTTAAAGCTGCTCCAGATGAACAGTTAGAGAGCTTCATTGAGGAAACGAGTCCTGGTCATTCTGAGAATGTTCTTGGCAGTTTCAAATTTAAGGCAAATAGTAATCCGTTGGAGCAACTAGGATTATATATAAAGGATGACGAGGAGGAAGAAGAAACTGAACCACATAGCGTTCCTGCCGTATCGAATGATCCGGAGGAAGGAGAGATTGATTAA
- the LOC107761554 gene encoding transcription factor GTE10 isoform X3, with protein MAPTVPIDYIGQRESKKLFKKDSGDMMGKSRKVFKGYASRIVPDFCNAVETMAESEGFGSSGRVDTERTASEDSCAPKRKSFCLNADGYDRFGVPIQVMSLSKMSRSERRGLGIRLRNELEQIRALQKKIASVDSNISVHSPASDIQNCTDGQRRSGSEISQKYLTEAVVPPGKKKAALGRNGPLTKGSGAKRPKPMKTAVPSDTSTVMLMKQCETLLNRLMSHQHGWVFNTPVDVVKLKIPDYFTVIKQPMDLGTVKSKLHSGEYLSPLQFAADVRLTFKNAMTYNPPGNDVHFMAQTLSKFFEVRWKPLEKKIPIIEEEPLPSKSSVILETETDTPLAMPPSKKKKVAPLDNKVTPEPVKRVMSDADKHKLTAEIEALLAELPENIIDFLREKSFNGSQVSEDEIEIDLDALNDDILYELRKLLDEYLLEKQKKQAKGEPCEMEVNTLHDESGFSNSSMQPCKGNDPADEEVDIGGNDPPASSFPPVEIEKDRARRSNKCSSSSSSNSGSSSGDESDAGKDSVPKTVQKATAASWRRTEQEDELDLPETRDSLADLLTSEKKSISAEPDDHREEESAEPERQVSPEKLYRAALLRGRFADIILKAQEKSLEKGEVRDPERLKLEREEFERRRREEKARLQAEAKAAEEARRRADAEAAAEAKRKRELEREAARQALQKMEKTVEINENSRFLEDLELFKAAPDEQLESFIEETSPGHSENVLGSFKFKANSNPLEQLGLYIKDDEEEEETEPHSVPAVSNDPEEGEID; from the exons ATGGCACCTACTGTTCCAATAGATTACATTGGGCAGAGAGAATCCaagaagttgtttaaaaaggatTCAGGTGATATGATGGGAAAATCTCGCAAGGTTTTTAAGGGTTACGCTTCTAGGATTGTGCCAGATTTTTGCAATGCTGTTGAGACAATGGCAGAATCGGAGGGTTTTGGGAGCTCAGGACGGGTTGATACTGAAAGGACTGCTTCGGAAGACTCTTGTGCACCTAAAAGgaaatccttttgtttgaatGCTGATGGTTATGATCGATTTGGTGTACCTATTCAAGTAATGTCATTGTCCAAGATGTCACGTTCTGAGAGAAGAGGTTTGGGAATTAGGTTGAGGAATGAACTTGAACAAATCAGGGCACTGCAGAAGAAGATTGCTTCTGTCGACTCTAATATTTCAGTTCATTCACCTGCTAGCGATATTCAGAATTGCACCGATGGGCAGAGGAGGTCAGGATCGGAGATATCTCAGAAGTATCTGACTGAAGCAGTGGTGCCTCCTGGGAAGAAAAAGGCTGCGCTGGGAAGAAATGGACCTCTTACTAAAGGATCAGGAGCTAAGCGGCCTAAGCCAATGAAAACGGCCGTCCCTTCAGATACCAGCACTGTCATGTTGATGAAACAGTGTGAGACACTGCTAAACCGACTGATGTCACATCAGCATGGTTGGGTCTTTAATACTCCAGTTGATGTCGTAAAGTTAAAAATCCCTGACTATTTCACTGTTATTAAGCAACCAATGGACCTAGGGACCGTCAAATCAAAGTTACATTCCGGAGAATATTTGAGCCCTTTACAGTTTGCCGCAGATGTGAGGCTCACTTTTAAAAATGCAATGACATATAATCCGCCAGGAAATGATGTTCATTTCATGGCTCAAACACTTAGTAAATTTTTCGAGGTTAGATGGAAACCCTTAGAAAAGAAGATTCCTATAATAGAAGAGGAACCTTTACCTTCTAAGTCGAGTGTTATCCTAGAAACTGAAACTGATACTCCTCTAGCAATGCCGccttcaaagaaaaagaaagttgcTCCGCTGGACAACAAGGTTACACCAGAGCCCGTAAAGCGAGTCATGAGTGATGCTGATAAGCATAAACTCACTGCCGAGATTGAAGCTTTACTGGCTGAATTACCTgaaaatataattgatttcttgaGAGAAAAAAGCTTCAATGGAAGTCAAGTCAGTGAAGACGAGATCGAGATTGATCTTGATGCTCTTAATGATGATATCTTGTACGAGCTACGGAAGCTTTTGGATGAGTATCTACTGGAAAAACAGAAAAAGCAGGCAAAAGGTGAACCCTGTGAGATGGAGGTAAATACA CTTCACGATGAGTCTGGATTCAGCAATTCATCCATGCAACCGTGCAAAG GAAATGATCCGGCAGATGAGGAAGTGGATATTGGTGGGAATGATCCACCTGCTTCAAGCTTCCCACCTGTGGAGATTGAGAAGGATAGAGCTCGCAGGAGCAATAAATGCAGTAGTTCAAGTAGTTCGA atTCCGGAAGCTCATCTGGTGATGAATCGGATGCTGGTAAAGATTCAGTTCCTAAAACTGTTCAGAAG GCAACAGCGGCTTCATGGAGGAGAACCGAGCAGGAAGATGAGCTTGATCTTCCAGAGACTAGAG ATTCCCTGGCTGACCTGCTGACTTCCGAGAAAAAGTCCATTTCTGCTGAGCCCGATGATCATCGAGAGG AGGAGAGTGCTGAACCTGAGAGGCAAGTCTCTCCTGAGAAGCTTTACCGCGCAGCTTTGTTAAGAGGTCGGTTTGCGGATATCATACTAAAAGCTCAGGAGAAGAGCCTTGAAAAG GGTGAAGTGCGGGACCCTGAAAGGCTAAAGCTTGAGAGAGAGGAATTTGAAAGGCGAAGGCGTGAAg AGAAAGCTCGCTTACAAGCGGAAGCTAAGGCTGCCGAAGAGGCTCGTAGAAGAGCCGATGCAGAAGCTGCTGCAGAAGCCAAAAGGAAACGAGAACTTGAAAGAGAAGCTGCCCGTCAGGCACTCCAGAAG ATGGAGAAGACTGTTGAAATCAATGAGAACAGTCGATTTTTGGAGGATCTGGAATTGTTTAAAGCTGCTCCAGATGAACAGTTAGAGAGCTTCATTGAGGAAACGAGTCCTGGTCATTCTGAGAATGTTCTTGGCAGTTTCAAATTTAAGGCAAATAGTAATCCGTTGGAGCAACTAGGATTATATATAAAGGATGACGAGGAGGAAGAAGAAACTGAACCACATAGCGTTCCTGCCGTATCGAATGATCCGGAGGAAGGAGAGATTGATTAA